The Metabacillus schmidteae nucleotide sequence CCGTCTATCCTATTTACATCCTTCTTAACGATTCTACCTTTGTTATTTGGTATTTTAATTGCTTTTACAAACTATTCAGCACCTAATCATTTACCACCAAAGTCTTTAGTCGATTGGGTTGGCTTTGATACATTTATTCAGTTATTCCAAATGAAAACATGGAGTACGACTTTTTATGGAGTATTCAGCTGGACTGTTATATGGGCTGTACTTTCAACACTAACAACATTCTTTTTAGGACTGATTTTTGCCGTCTTAATTAATCAAAAAGGGGTTAAATTTAAGAAGGTTTGGAGAAGTATCTTTATTTTACCTTGGGCCATTCCTCAGTTTGTATCAATTTTAATTTTTAGAAATATATTTAATGGACAGTTTGGACCGATTAATAAATATTTAATGGATTTAGGCATTATTGAATCAGCTATACCTTGGTTAGCAGACCCATTGTTGGCTAAAGTTACACTTGTAGTTGTAAATATGTGGTTTGGTTTCCCATTTTGGATGGTGTTGATGAGTGGTGTCATGACAAGTATTGATAAAGAAGTATATGAAGCAGCCGAAGTAGACGGAGCTTCTCCAATGCAAAGATTTTGGAAAATTACAATGCCATTAATTATGTTTGCTACTGCACCACTTGCAATCATGTCATTTGCAGGAAATTTTAATAACTTTAATATTATTTACTTAATGACACAGGGTGGACCAGTAAATACGGATTATTCATACGCTGGATCCACAGATATATTAATAAGCTGGATCTATAAATTGACGCTCGATAATAGCCAATTTGCTGTCGCTTCTGTTGTATCAATTTTAATATTTGCTGTAATTGCGACCTTCTCCATATATAACTTTAGAAAAACAAGAGCCTTTAAAGAGGAGGATATGATGTCATGATCGGTTTATCTTTGAAAAATAAAATAAGCACCGTGATCATTTATACCATTTTAATTATTACCACGATCTTTGTCCTTTATCCGGTAGTCTGGGTTATTACTGGGTCCTTGAACCCTGGCGATTCCTTATTTTCAACTAGTTTAATCCCAGAGTCATTATCATTGCGGCATTACGCCTATTTATTCCAAGAAACGGATTATCTTCTTTGGTATAAAAATACGCTGAAAATTGCGTTTTGGAATATGGTTTTATCTACTTTCTTAGTTGTTACAGCAGCATACGCATTTTCAAGATTCCGTTTTCCAGGTAGAAAACAGGGGCTAATGACAATGCTTGTTTTACAAATGTTCCCTGGTTTTATGGGAATGATTGCAATCTATATTCTCTTATTGCAAATGAATTTGCTAGATAACCATTGGGGGCTGATTCTAGTATATGCAGGTGGTTCGATTCCATTTGGTGCATGGCTAGTTAAGGGATACTTTGATGGTCTTCCAAGAAGCTTAGAAGAAGCAGCAAAAATTGATGGTGCAAGCCATGTCACAATCTTCTATAAAATTATGATGCCACTTTCAAAACCGATCTTAGTATTTATTGGGGTCACGAACTTTATTGGACCGTGGATGGACTTTATTTTTGCAAGACTCGTTCTTCGCTCAGGTGAAAAGAAGACATTAGCAATTGGTTTATTTGAAATGGTAACAGGACGGGGAAATAGTGAATTTACAACTTTTGCAGCAGGGGCAGTATTAGTAGCTGTACCGATTACTATTTTATTTTTCATCTTTCAGGACCAACTTGTAGATGGTCTAAAAGCGGGAGCTAATAAAGGGTAAACTCAGGGTAGAAGAAATAGAGATTGTAAAAAGCTCTATTTCTTTCTGTAAGCAGTTTTTCGCTAGGAAGAACAGATGATCAAGAGGTTCTTATATTTCATAACGTATCTAAAGATCTTCTTGTCTTGAAATTAGATGAAGAGGACAAGGAATTTAAGCAAGTCTACTATTCTACTTTTGAAAAACCAATATTAAAGGAAAAGGTAGATTTACCGCCTTATTCAACTCTGGTTTTAATGAGAAATTAATTGATTTAATAAATTGGTACAGCGTCGCTATATCTAATTAATTCGTGATAAAATAAGAGAAGTTGATTGATTATCGTGTTGTTAAGAGATAAATGTTTAATCCCTTTTATTTAGAAGAAAGATTAAAAGTATTCGGGTTATAAAGAAATTGATTTGATTTTATTTTATGTTCTATAGTGAGAGGAATAGGATAGATGGATAGACCAACGATTAAGGATATAGCTAGTATGGCAAATGTTTCAATAGGGACCGTATCAAATGTTATTAATGGAAAAGGACGTTTTTCCGAAGAGACAAGAAAAAAAATAGAAAAAATTATAAAGCAGTCCAACTATATGCCAAATGTAGCTGCTCGAAGCTTGAAGGATAAGTTGAATCCATTGATTGCGTTGGTTGTACCATTCGCACCAAGAGGAGAAATCATCATGAATCCCTTTTTCTCACAACTTATTGCAGGAGTTGAAAGTGGGGCAAGAGATCGAAAATTTCACGTTATTGTAACTGGTTTAAAAGAAGAGCCGGAACTATCGTTTTTATTAGAAAAACATATTAATGGACTAATTGTGTTTGGTGCAAATGATAACCCTGAGCTTTTAGATGATATTCAAAAGTTAAAATTACCTACTGTTTATATGGACAGTTATTTGGCAGACTCAGACCTTTACCAAGTTGGATTGAATGATGAAATGGGTGGGTATCTGGGGACTAAACATTTACTGAACCTGGGC carries:
- a CDS encoding sugar ABC transporter permease, yielding MGEQASTNLGDVKKPGQQKVIKTPGNPTSSNKPFFTKPKIAALLSLLFMGLGQIYNKQILKGLSFLALELYLLIFWTLPFQWALWGLTTLGETAQTRKGFEIVQGDHSIFLMIEGILFLISFLLFLWFYYLNIRDAYKVATKSDKGIKPNNVKEMFKNIWENGFPYLLLTPSILFTSFLTILPLLFGILIAFTNYSAPNHLPPKSLVDWVGFDTFIQLFQMKTWSTTFYGVFSWTVIWAVLSTLTTFFLGLIFAVLINQKGVKFKKVWRSIFILPWAIPQFVSILIFRNIFNGQFGPINKYLMDLGIIESAIPWLADPLLAKVTLVVVNMWFGFPFWMVLMSGVMTSIDKEVYEAAEVDGASPMQRFWKITMPLIMFATAPLAIMSFAGNFNNFNIIYLMTQGGPVNTDYSYAGSTDILISWIYKLTLDNSQFAVASVVSILIFAVIATFSIYNFRKTRAFKEEDMMS
- a CDS encoding sugar ABC transporter permease, whose product is MIGLSLKNKISTVIIYTILIITTIFVLYPVVWVITGSLNPGDSLFSTSLIPESLSLRHYAYLFQETDYLLWYKNTLKIAFWNMVLSTFLVVTAAYAFSRFRFPGRKQGLMTMLVLQMFPGFMGMIAIYILLLQMNLLDNHWGLILVYAGGSIPFGAWLVKGYFDGLPRSLEEAAKIDGASHVTIFYKIMMPLSKPILVFIGVTNFIGPWMDFIFARLVLRSGEKKTLAIGLFEMVTGRGNSEFTTFAAGAVLVAVPITILFFIFQDQLVDGLKAGANKG
- a CDS encoding LacI family DNA-binding transcriptional regulator, translating into MDRPTIKDIASMANVSIGTVSNVINGKGRFSEETRKKIEKIIKQSNYMPNVAARSLKDKLNPLIALVVPFAPRGEIIMNPFFSQLIAGVESGARDRKFHVIVTGLKEEPELSFLLEKHINGLIVFGANDNPELLDDIQKLKLPTVYMDSYLADSDLYQVGLNDEMGGYLGTKHLLNLGHRSILVLSGKVTEVNSIGHYRLLGYRKALEEAGIEYNHELIIQNEFSVEEGYHSVQQMLQYKDRATAIFAFSDMAAMGVLKACYDLNISVPEEFSVMGFDDLYFSEYLTPGLTTIRQDIYGRGQSAVKLLIDQIENKNPQDRKIISPVSLKVRQSTAPIRKQ